A single genomic interval of Suncus etruscus isolate mSunEtr1 chromosome 12, mSunEtr1.pri.cur, whole genome shotgun sequence harbors:
- the CHST10 gene encoding carbohydrate sulfotransferase 10, translating into MHHQWLLLAICFWVLFMFMVASKFITLTFKDPDAYSAKQEFLFLTAVPDPGRLQREKHFSEELQPTERLPSASLLVQPLVYMERLELIRNVCRDEALRNLSHTVVSKFVLDRIFVCDKHKILFCQTPKVGNTQWKKVLIVLNGAFPSIEEIPENMVHDHEKNGLPRLSSFSDSEIQKRLKTYFKFFIVRDPFERLISAFKDKFVHNPRFEPWYRHHIAPSIIRKYRRNRTETRGIQFEDFVRYLGDPNHRRLDLQFGEHIIHWVTYVELCAPCEITYSVVGHHENLEDDAPHILREAGIDHLVAYPAIPPGITVYNRTKVQHYFLGISKRDIRRLYARFEGDFRLFGYQKPDFLLN; encoded by the exons ATGCACCACCAGTGGCTTCTCCTGGCCATCTGCTTTTGGGTGCTTTTCATGTTCATGGTAGCCAGCAAGTTCATCACGCTGACCTTTAAGGACCCTGATG cttatAGTGCCAAGCAGGAGTTCCTGTTCCTGACCGCTGTGCCTGACCCTGGGAGGCTCCAGAGAGAGAAGCACTTTTCTGAGGAGCTGCAG CCCACAGAGCGGCTGCCTTCAGCCAGCCTGCTGGTCCAGCCACTGGTCTACATGGAGCGCCTGGAGCTCATCAGAAATGTCTGCAGGGACGAGGCCCTGAGGAACCTCTCCCACACGGTGGTCTCCAAGTTCGTCCTGGACCGGATCTTCGTCTGTGACAAGCACAAGATTCTCTTCTGCCAGACTCCCAAagtgggcaacacccagtggaaGAAAGTGCTGATCGTGTTGAATG gAGCATTTCCATCCATCGAAGAAATCCCTGAGAATATGGTTCACGATCATGAAAAAAATGGCCTGCCTCGCCTTTCCTCCTTTAGCGACTCGGAGATTCAGAAGCG CTTGAAGACCTACTTCAAGTTCTTCATCGTGAGAGACCCTTTTGAGCGACTCATTTCTGCCTTCAAGGACAAGTTTGTGCACAACCCCCGCTTTGAGCCTTGGTACCGGCACCACATCgccccaagcatcatcaggaagTACCGGCGGAACCGGACAGAAACCAGGGGCATCCAGTTTGAGGATTTCGTGCGGTATCTGGGCGACCCCAACCACAGGCGGCTGGACCTGCAGTTCGGGGAGCACATCATCCACTGGGTGACCTATGTGGAGCTCTGTGCCCCCTGTGAGATCACCTACAGTGTAGTCGGCCACCATGAGAACCTAGAGGACGATGCCCCTCACATCCTCAGGGAGGCTGGCATAGATCACTTGGTGGCTTACCCCGCTATTCCCCCGGGCATCACCGTGTATAACCGCACCAAGGTCCAGCACTACTTTCTGGGCATTAGCAAGCGCGACATCCGCCGCCTGTATGCACGTTTTGAAGGGGACTTTCGGCTCTTTGGGTACCAGAAGCCTGACTTTTTGCTAAACTGA